In Chlorogloeopsis sp. ULAP01, the following are encoded in one genomic region:
- a CDS encoding fatty acid desaturase, with protein sequence MFGITAGYHRYFSHRTYKTTRWFQFILAVLGNSSAQLGPLWWAARHRHHHRYADTEQDIHSPIVNGFWWSHVGWVMCPKYSKTDEKQVRDFAQYPELRWLNRFHMTVPIVLAIILTAIGIVLQLCFPQLKTTGLQMLVWGFCLSTLLLYHTTFTINSLAHIFGYRRFNTTDSSRNNWFLALITLGEGWHNNHHYYPASERQGFYWWEIDVTHYILKLLSWLRIVWDLRTPPRKIYAHYVFNTHNSNVSNYQN encoded by the coding sequence ATGTTTGGGATCACAGCAGGATACCACCGTTATTTTTCACATCGCACTTATAAAACAACGCGTTGGTTTCAGTTTATTCTTGCTGTTTTAGGTAATTCCTCAGCTCAGTTAGGCCCGTTATGGTGGGCAGCGCGTCATCGTCATCACCATCGCTATGCAGATACAGAACAGGATATTCATTCCCCCATTGTTAATGGTTTCTGGTGGTCGCACGTTGGCTGGGTGATGTGTCCTAAATATTCCAAAACAGACGAAAAGCAAGTCCGAGATTTTGCACAATATCCAGAGTTGCGGTGGTTAAACCGTTTCCATATGACAGTTCCTATTGTACTAGCAATCATTTTAACTGCAATTGGTATAGTGTTGCAATTGTGCTTTCCTCAGCTAAAAACGACTGGGTTACAGATGCTTGTGTGGGGATTTTGTTTAAGTACTTTGCTACTTTATCACACGACTTTTACAATTAATTCTCTTGCCCATATCTTTGGTTATCGTCGTTTTAACACAACAGATAGTAGTCGCAATAATTGGTTTTTAGCTCTAATTACTCTCGGCGAAGGTTGGCATAATAATCATCATTATTATCCTGCTTCAGAACGGCAAGGCTTCTACTGGTGGGAGATAGATGTTACCCATTACATTCTGAAGCTACTTTCATGGCTAAGAATCGTTTGGGATTTAAGAACTCCTCCCAGAAAAATCTACGCTCATTATGTCTTCAATACTCACAACTCAAACGTCTCAAATTATCAAAATTGA